In Arthrobacter sp. SLBN-112, a genomic segment contains:
- a CDS encoding hydroxymethylpyrimidine/phosphomethylpyrimidine kinase produces the protein MTSVAPDAPLSAAGPAVVLTIAGSEATGGAGAQADLKTFQELGVFGIANLTCIVSFDPKDSWNHRFVPVDQQVIAHQLEATTAAYGPASGAPSALDTVKIGMLGSPATISTVAAALQENSFANVVLDPVLICKGQEPGHALDTDQALKAQILPLATFVTPNHFEAESLSGLEITDVESLKAAAVRIHELSGAAVLAKGGVRLEGRDAVDVFYDGETLEVLTAPKVGEVAVSGAGCSLAAAVTAELAKGASPLEAARTAKEFVTAGIRNRVASGAPFDALWQGGPR, from the coding sequence ATGACTTCCGTTGCACCTGACGCACCCCTGTCCGCCGCCGGCCCCGCCGTCGTCCTCACCATCGCAGGCTCCGAAGCCACCGGCGGCGCCGGCGCCCAGGCTGACCTGAAAACGTTCCAGGAGCTGGGCGTCTTCGGCATCGCGAACCTGACCTGCATCGTGTCCTTCGACCCCAAGGACAGCTGGAACCACCGCTTTGTACCCGTGGACCAGCAGGTGATTGCCCACCAGCTGGAGGCGACGACGGCGGCCTACGGTCCGGCGTCGGGCGCACCATCCGCGCTGGACACGGTGAAGATCGGCATGCTGGGCAGCCCGGCCACCATCAGCACTGTGGCCGCCGCGCTGCAGGAGAACAGCTTCGCCAACGTGGTCCTGGACCCGGTGCTGATCTGCAAAGGCCAGGAGCCGGGCCACGCACTGGACACGGACCAGGCACTGAAGGCGCAGATCCTGCCGCTGGCCACGTTCGTCACGCCCAACCACTTCGAGGCGGAGTCGCTGTCCGGGCTGGAGATCACCGACGTCGAGTCTTTGAAGGCCGCCGCCGTCCGGATCCACGAACTCAGCGGTGCGGCGGTCCTGGCCAAGGGCGGGGTGCGGCTGGAAGGCCGGGACGCCGTCGACGTCTTCTACGACGGTGAGACCCTGGAAGTCCTCACCGCCCCGAAGGTGGGCGAGGTGGCCGTCTCCGGTGCCGGTTGCTCGCTCGCCGCCGCCGTGACCGCGGAACTGGCCAAGGGCGCCAGCCCGCTGGAGGCTGCCCGGACCGCCAAGGAGTTCGTCACCGCCGGCATCCGCAACCGCGTCGCCTCCGGCGCCCCCTTCGACGCGCTGTGGCAGGGCGGCCCCCGGTAG
- a CDS encoding glycoside hydrolase family 76 protein translates to MTSSSTPLTAWQDRADHAARSVTGLFGRKLLFLPGTHLAAVVWQGRRQAGLLPPWHYWWQAHYVDCLVDAGLRELGGGATPAARFNGPDQPSAGHLASRLVTGMRLRNALTFVNGYYDDMAWLALAALRLDRLAEEARRPGRRRNARVRASLTPQFDAACTDDLGGGTFWSKKRDFKNTPATAPVALFYARTGRRGKAQSLLDWLDATLFDPGQGLYLDGARPGPAGDVLVERSLYTYNQGPVLGALLELGGDSNLARAAAVVDSVRRLLTVPAGGGGTAAGTVLRCEGTGDGGLFTGILCRYLALAAADRRLPEATRATAAALVLDTAGALWSGRRPVHAGEAKAPLEGRSIFSVHAAQPADRTYPPGAPVELATQLQAWMALEAAAAVMSADPAAVPPALS, encoded by the coding sequence ATGACCTCCAGCAGCACGCCCTTGACCGCCTGGCAGGACAGGGCGGACCATGCAGCCCGCTCCGTGACCGGGCTGTTCGGCCGGAAACTGTTGTTCCTGCCCGGAACCCATCTTGCTGCCGTGGTGTGGCAGGGCAGGCGCCAGGCCGGGCTGCTGCCCCCGTGGCACTACTGGTGGCAGGCGCATTACGTGGACTGCCTGGTGGACGCCGGGCTGCGGGAGCTTGGCGGCGGAGCGACCCCCGCGGCGCGGTTCAACGGGCCGGACCAGCCCAGCGCGGGGCACCTGGCCTCGCGACTGGTGACCGGCATGAGGCTCCGCAATGCCCTGACGTTCGTGAACGGCTACTACGACGACATGGCATGGCTGGCACTGGCGGCCCTTCGGCTGGACAGGCTGGCCGAAGAGGCCCGCCGCCCGGGCCGCCGGCGCAATGCCCGGGTACGTGCCTCGCTGACGCCGCAGTTCGATGCCGCCTGCACCGACGACCTGGGCGGCGGGACGTTCTGGAGCAAGAAGCGTGACTTCAAGAACACCCCGGCCACGGCTCCCGTGGCGCTGTTCTACGCCCGCACCGGCCGGCGCGGCAAGGCCCAGTCCCTGCTGGACTGGCTGGACGCCACGCTCTTCGATCCGGGCCAGGGCCTCTACCTTGATGGTGCGCGGCCGGGCCCCGCCGGGGACGTGCTGGTGGAACGGTCGCTGTACACCTACAACCAGGGCCCTGTGCTGGGTGCCCTGCTGGAGCTGGGCGGTGATTCCAACCTCGCCCGGGCTGCTGCGGTGGTGGATTCGGTGCGGCGGTTGCTGACGGTCCCGGCAGGCGGAGGCGGGACTGCCGCGGGCACAGTGCTGCGCTGCGAGGGGACGGGCGACGGCGGCCTCTTCACCGGGATCCTCTGCCGGTACCTTGCGCTTGCGGCGGCAGACCGGCGGCTTCCCGAGGCCACCCGCGCCACGGCCGCTGCGCTGGTGCTGGACACGGCCGGGGCGCTCTGGTCCGGCCGGCGCCCGGTGCACGCCGGTGAAGCCAAAGCGCCATTGGAGGGCAGGAGCATCTTCTCCGTGCACGCTGCCCAACCCGCGGACCGGACGTATCCGCCGGGCGCCCCGGTGGAGCTCGCCACCCAACTGCAGGCCTGGATGGCGCTGGAGGCGGCGGCCGCGGTGATGTCCGCCGACCCCGCCGCCGTCCCTCCGGCGCTTTCCTAG
- a CDS encoding DUF6707 family protein, translating to MTETPAARHHREQQAGSLTTGNHILLPDGQRTAEIDQVELERDDFGSPALVLASLSGGGRLRVAVGTTVTVVDGTHDDVTQLPLPADLPEAAPLMEAGTAPEQPAAGTGPLAVAPAVVLPPLPPVPPAVNGPSEEELALIPAPNGTPESVVEAAAEAHPDAEGVLLLADRLSKGVNFKSGSCLKDLSDLAHELFVTLKDADGALSVADLLTVLPYDGNPGRWSSVEASLALASYICRQDGQDKRAEVYEKLIRTPENQETDAFKARMAAKVRQRSLNEPNLYDKEIFRSIDNSNHDAEREWRLLRLESLLFLRAHGGSETIGMTELERRISNELEAVRA from the coding sequence ATGACCGAAACACCAGCCGCCAGGCACCACCGTGAACAGCAGGCTGGATCTCTGACCACCGGCAACCACATCCTCCTTCCGGACGGCCAGCGCACCGCCGAAATCGACCAGGTGGAGCTTGAGCGGGACGACTTCGGCTCCCCTGCCCTGGTACTGGCGAGCCTGTCCGGCGGCGGAAGGCTGCGGGTCGCCGTGGGCACTACGGTTACCGTTGTGGATGGAACGCACGACGACGTCACACAGCTTCCGCTGCCGGCGGACCTTCCAGAGGCCGCACCCTTGATGGAGGCCGGGACCGCGCCGGAGCAGCCGGCCGCCGGGACGGGCCCCCTTGCGGTGGCGCCCGCCGTCGTCCTCCCCCCGCTGCCGCCTGTGCCGCCCGCCGTGAACGGGCCCAGCGAGGAGGAACTCGCGCTCATCCCGGCACCGAACGGCACGCCCGAATCCGTGGTGGAAGCCGCGGCGGAAGCGCACCCCGACGCGGAGGGCGTCCTGCTCCTGGCCGACCGGCTCTCCAAAGGGGTCAACTTCAAATCCGGCAGCTGCCTGAAGGACCTCAGCGACCTCGCGCACGAACTCTTCGTCACGCTCAAGGACGCTGACGGCGCCCTGTCCGTCGCGGACCTGCTCACCGTGCTGCCGTACGACGGAAACCCGGGGCGGTGGTCCTCGGTGGAAGCATCCCTGGCACTGGCCAGCTACATTTGCCGGCAGGACGGCCAGGACAAGCGCGCAGAGGTCTACGAGAAACTGATCCGCACCCCGGAAAACCAGGAAACGGATGCGTTCAAGGCGCGGATGGCCGCCAAGGTACGGCAACGCTCGCTCAATGAGCCCAACCTGTACGACAAGGAAATCTTCCGCTCCATCGACAACTCCAACCACGACGCCGAACGCGAATGGCGGCTCCTGCGACTGGAATCCCTGCTGTTCCTGCGCGCCCATGGCGGCTCGGAAACCATCGGCATGACAGAACTTGAACGGCGCATCAGCAACGAGCTGGAGGCCGTCCGCGCCTGA
- a CDS encoding NUDIX hydrolase family protein gives MNVRTPDPNPGWLSEEDLFEARGRLPMVYVEAVPVRLDPLGYVNEVGTLLQADADGTMVRSLVSGRVIYRETIRAALLRHMEKDLGPLAFPQLPLSPVPFTVAEYFPAPSQTGFTDERQHAVALAYIIPVTGECEPRQDALELTWMTPEEVLSPGVQMEFSGGRGGLIRQALAFAGVGF, from the coding sequence ATGAACGTGCGCACACCTGACCCGAATCCCGGCTGGCTCTCCGAAGAAGACCTCTTTGAGGCGCGCGGGCGGCTGCCCATGGTGTACGTGGAGGCAGTTCCGGTCAGGCTGGATCCGCTGGGCTACGTCAACGAGGTGGGAACGCTGCTGCAGGCGGACGCCGACGGGACCATGGTGCGCTCCCTGGTGTCCGGCCGGGTCATCTACCGTGAAACCATCCGTGCCGCGCTGCTGCGGCACATGGAAAAGGACCTGGGCCCACTCGCTTTCCCGCAGCTGCCCCTCAGCCCGGTGCCGTTCACGGTGGCCGAATACTTCCCGGCACCGTCCCAGACCGGGTTCACCGACGAGCGGCAACACGCCGTAGCGCTGGCCTACATCATCCCGGTCACGGGCGAGTGCGAGCCCCGCCAGGACGCCCTGGAACTGACCTGGATGACCCCGGAAGAAGTGCTCAGCCCGGGCGTCCAGATGGAGTTTTCGGGCGGCCGCGGCGGCCTCATCCGGCAGGCCCTGGCGTTCGCAGGTGTGGGCTTCTGA
- the tgt gene encoding tRNA guanosine(34) transglycosylase Tgt: protein MPANTAFTLPETQSQFSFTVGTRLAEACPPSASQVEENGGAFLGRTGTITTPHGEIQTPAFIAVGTKATVKAVLPESMADLGAQALLANAYHLYLQPGPDILDEAGGLGAFMNWSGPTFTDSGGFQVMSLGSGFKKVIDMKSVDASGPDDAVAPGKERLAHIDDDGVWFKSHLNGDRHRFSPEISMQVQHQIGADIMFAFDELTTLQNSRRYQEESLERTRLWAVRCLEEHFRLTEARTGKPYQALFGVIQGAQYEDLRRKACRDLGAMPFDGFGIGGALEKENLGTIVRWCNEELPEDKPRHLLGISEPDDIFTAIENGADTFDCVSPTRVARNSAFYTPYGRFNLSGAKYKRDFGPLQEGCDCYACANYSRAYIHHLFKAKEMVSATLISIHNERFVMKMVDDARLAIENGTFFDFKAETLGRYYA from the coding sequence GTGCCTGCCAACACTGCCTTCACCCTGCCTGAAACCCAATCACAGTTCTCCTTCACCGTAGGCACGCGCCTGGCGGAGGCGTGCCCGCCGTCGGCATCCCAGGTTGAGGAAAACGGCGGCGCGTTCCTGGGGCGCACCGGCACCATCACCACCCCGCACGGCGAGATCCAGACGCCGGCGTTCATCGCCGTCGGCACCAAGGCAACGGTCAAGGCCGTGCTGCCGGAATCCATGGCGGACCTGGGTGCGCAGGCCCTGCTGGCCAACGCCTACCACCTGTACCTTCAGCCGGGCCCGGACATCCTGGACGAGGCCGGCGGCCTGGGGGCCTTCATGAACTGGTCCGGCCCCACGTTTACGGACTCGGGCGGGTTCCAGGTGATGAGCCTGGGTTCCGGATTCAAGAAGGTCATCGACATGAAGTCCGTGGACGCTTCCGGACCTGACGATGCCGTGGCGCCCGGCAAGGAGCGTTTGGCGCACATCGATGACGACGGGGTCTGGTTCAAGAGCCACCTGAACGGGGACCGGCACCGCTTCTCCCCCGAGATCTCCATGCAGGTCCAGCACCAAATCGGCGCGGACATCATGTTCGCCTTCGATGAGCTCACCACGCTGCAGAACTCCCGGCGCTACCAGGAGGAATCCCTCGAACGCACGCGGCTGTGGGCCGTGCGGTGCCTCGAGGAGCACTTCCGCCTGACTGAGGCGCGGACCGGGAAGCCGTACCAGGCATTGTTCGGCGTGATCCAGGGCGCGCAGTACGAGGACCTGCGCCGGAAGGCCTGCCGGGACCTCGGTGCCATGCCCTTCGACGGCTTCGGGATCGGCGGGGCCCTGGAGAAGGAGAACCTGGGCACGATCGTCCGCTGGTGCAACGAGGAACTTCCGGAGGACAAGCCGCGCCACCTGCTGGGGATCTCCGAGCCGGACGACATCTTCACCGCCATCGAAAACGGCGCCGACACCTTCGACTGCGTCTCCCCCACACGCGTGGCCCGGAACTCGGCCTTTTACACCCCTTACGGCCGGTTCAACCTGTCGGGAGCCAAGTACAAACGCGATTTCGGGCCGCTGCAGGAGGGCTGCGACTGCTACGCCTGCGCCAACTATTCGCGGGCCTACATCCACCACCTGTTCAAGGCCAAGGAGATGGTGTCCGCCACCCTGATCTCCATCCACAATGAGCGGTTCGTGATGAAGATGGTGGACGATGCCCGGCTGGCCATCGAAAACGGCACGTTTTTCGACTTCAAAGCAGAAACACTGGGCCGGTACTACGCCTGA
- a CDS encoding VOC family protein, whose amino-acid sequence MLRVRPVHFTSRTESWEQLLTILGMVRTEDDDGWQVFDSASGRLALHAAEAGSERDGRTVFAVEVGDVAEFARRTNASAQDEATAPADLVTADHGEACRISAPDGFSFLADKAPHGAQCADADPALAVVAVWYTADPEAAVRTMLHIGARPRPVPDDDDTADFTAKNGGILLVRTASGPSRSGLGFEYSGPLEPLRERLVAAGIAAGLTEEAFGSTLHVANPDAAAPNAPATVWISERRPMG is encoded by the coding sequence ATGCTCCGAGTCCGCCCCGTCCATTTCACCTCCCGCACCGAGTCCTGGGAGCAGCTCCTCACCATCCTGGGGATGGTGAGGACAGAGGACGACGACGGGTGGCAGGTCTTCGATTCGGCGTCCGGCCGCCTGGCGCTGCACGCCGCCGAGGCCGGATCGGAGCGGGACGGCCGCACCGTGTTTGCGGTGGAGGTCGGCGACGTCGCCGAATTCGCCCGCCGCACCAACGCCTCGGCGCAGGACGAGGCAACCGCGCCGGCCGACCTCGTCACCGCCGACCACGGCGAAGCCTGCCGCATCAGCGCGCCGGACGGATTCAGCTTCCTGGCTGACAAGGCACCCCACGGCGCCCAGTGCGCCGACGCGGATCCTGCCCTGGCCGTCGTCGCCGTCTGGTACACCGCAGATCCGGAGGCCGCCGTTCGCACCATGCTGCATATCGGGGCGCGGCCACGGCCCGTTCCCGACGACGACGACACCGCCGACTTCACGGCCAAGAACGGCGGCATCCTGCTGGTGCGGACGGCGTCGGGGCCGTCCCGTTCCGGCCTGGGCTTCGAGTACAGCGGCCCGCTGGAACCGTTGCGCGAGCGCCTCGTGGCCGCCGGGATCGCCGCCGGCCTCACCGAGGAGGCCTTCGGAAGCACCCTCCACGTGGCCAATCCGGACGCGGCCGCCCCCAACGCGCCCGCCACCGTCTGGATCTCGGAGCGCCGCCCCATGGGGTAG
- a CDS encoding YdeI/OmpD-associated family protein, whose product MADDLEELLVPDAAAWRAWLEENHSTSPGVWLVLHKKGGTVTALDYPAALDEALCFGWIDGQLRRRDDESSFQRWTPRRPRSVWSARNVGHIARLEEAGKMTDAGRAAVAAAKADGRWEAAYGGQADVEVPPDLAAAIAANPAAQEMFDVLTKTNLFALVFRTNTAKQAATRERRIAGFVDMLARGETPYPQKKRPAGRD is encoded by the coding sequence ATGGCCGATGACCTCGAGGAACTGCTGGTGCCCGACGCTGCCGCCTGGCGTGCCTGGCTGGAAGAGAACCACAGCACCAGCCCGGGCGTCTGGCTGGTGCTGCACAAGAAGGGCGGCACGGTGACGGCCCTTGACTACCCGGCGGCCCTGGATGAGGCGCTGTGCTTTGGCTGGATCGACGGGCAGCTCCGGCGCCGCGATGATGAAAGCTCGTTCCAGCGGTGGACGCCGCGGCGTCCCCGCAGCGTCTGGTCGGCCCGGAACGTAGGGCATATCGCCCGGCTGGAGGAAGCGGGAAAAATGACCGACGCCGGCAGGGCGGCAGTTGCGGCGGCCAAGGCGGACGGCCGCTGGGAAGCGGCCTACGGCGGGCAGGCCGACGTGGAGGTTCCCCCCGACCTGGCGGCAGCGATCGCCGCGAACCCGGCCGCGCAGGAGATGTTCGATGTCCTGACCAAGACCAACCTGTTCGCCCTGGTGTTCCGGACCAACACGGCCAAGCAGGCAGCCACCCGGGAACGCCGGATCGCGGGATTCGTGGACATGCTGGCACGGGGAGAGACGCCGTATCCGCAAAAGAAGCGCCCGGCGGGCCGGGACTAG
- a CDS encoding glycoside hydrolase family 32 protein, with protein MLPKIYAALRRRPLLWAAAAVAVLLVAASLVIAGNTRTVEGQPGGAASTAPSGTQAPQADQGGYRPAYHLTPDQRWMNDPQRPFFLDGLWHYYYLYNADYPEGNGTEWFHATSTDLVHWKNEGVAIPKFRNGLGDIETGSAVVDTEGTAGFGKGAVIAVLTQQHDGVQRQSLFYSTDKGYSFQSYGQNPVMENPGAEHWRDPRIVRDDASNQWLMLLAEGSKIGFYTSLDLKRWTYVSGFEQDGLGILECPDFFQLDIDGDPAKRTWVLAASANGSGEGRTTGLAYWTGGFDGKAFTANGGHQWLDGGADFYAAVTWDDPRQSEDERKASRHAIGWMNNWAYARQLPTDGWFGAASVVRDMRLTSETGRPALVQSPTPALQSLEGAPAQVPAGSLQAGRTLTIPDSGAFKADVELEKPADGTGKATLLLQSGGTTYATIGYDFAAGRAFVTRDGDAVAGGQGKAASEGGGEYRQARSVEARPAGGTVQLTAYVDRSSVEVFVDGQSLTSLVFPPAGPKEARLAADAPLTLKAGTVTPLAGIR; from the coding sequence ATGCTCCCCAAAATTTATGCCGCCCTTCGGCGCCGGCCCCTTCTGTGGGCAGCCGCGGCCGTTGCCGTGCTCCTGGTGGCGGCGTCCCTGGTGATCGCCGGGAACACCCGGACGGTCGAAGGACAGCCTGGCGGGGCAGCATCCACGGCACCTTCAGGCACACAGGCGCCCCAGGCTGACCAGGGCGGATACCGGCCGGCCTACCACCTCACCCCGGACCAGCGCTGGATGAACGATCCGCAGCGGCCCTTCTTCCTGGACGGGCTCTGGCACTACTACTACCTGTACAACGCCGACTATCCGGAGGGGAACGGCACCGAGTGGTTCCACGCCACCAGCACCGACCTGGTGCACTGGAAGAACGAGGGCGTGGCGATCCCCAAGTTCCGTAACGGCCTGGGGGACATCGAGACCGGCTCCGCCGTGGTGGACACGGAGGGCACCGCAGGCTTTGGCAAGGGGGCGGTCATCGCGGTGCTCACCCAGCAGCACGACGGCGTGCAGCGCCAGTCCCTGTTCTATTCCACGGACAAGGGCTACAGCTTCCAGAGCTACGGACAGAACCCGGTGATGGAAAACCCCGGCGCCGAACATTGGCGGGACCCGCGCATTGTCCGCGACGACGCCAGCAACCAGTGGCTGATGCTCCTTGCCGAGGGCTCCAAGATCGGGTTCTATACCTCCCTTGACCTCAAGCGGTGGACCTATGTGTCAGGATTCGAGCAGGACGGGCTGGGAATCCTGGAGTGCCCGGACTTCTTCCAGCTGGACATCGACGGCGACCCCGCCAAACGCACCTGGGTCCTGGCCGCGAGCGCCAACGGTTCCGGGGAGGGCCGCACCACGGGCCTGGCCTACTGGACCGGCGGGTTCGACGGCAAGGCCTTCACGGCGAACGGCGGCCACCAGTGGCTCGACGGCGGGGCCGACTTCTACGCGGCAGTCACCTGGGATGATCCACGCCAAAGCGAGGACGAACGGAAGGCATCCCGGCACGCCATCGGCTGGATGAACAACTGGGCCTACGCCCGGCAGTTGCCCACCGACGGCTGGTTCGGGGCCGCCTCGGTGGTGCGCGATATGCGGCTCACCTCCGAAACCGGCCGCCCCGCCCTGGTGCAATCGCCCACCCCCGCGCTCCAGTCCCTGGAAGGGGCGCCTGCCCAGGTGCCCGCCGGCTCGCTGCAGGCCGGCCGGACCCTGACCATCCCGGACAGCGGAGCATTCAAAGCCGACGTCGAGCTGGAAAAGCCCGCGGACGGCACCGGGAAAGCCACCCTGCTCCTGCAAAGCGGCGGCACCACGTACGCGACCATCGGCTACGACTTCGCCGCCGGCCGGGCCTTCGTCACCCGGGACGGGGACGCCGTGGCCGGCGGCCAGGGAAAGGCGGCCTCCGAAGGCGGTGGCGAGTACCGCCAGGCCCGCTCGGTGGAGGCACGCCCCGCCGGCGGGACCGTGCAGCTGACTGCGTACGTGGATCGGTCCTCGGTGGAGGTCTTTGTGGACGGACAGTCCCTGACGTCCCTGGTTTTCCCGCCTGCAGGTCCGAAAGAAGCCCGGCTCGCGGCCGACGCGCCCCTGACGCTCAAGGCGGGAACGGTCACGCCGCTGGCCGGCATCCGCTGA
- a CDS encoding SDR family NAD(P)-dependent oxidoreductase: MDIKGSVALVTGGASGLGAATARRLFDDGASVVLLDLASSDGQAAAEELNGRAQAGQSAVFAAADVTGEAEVRAAVATAAGLGPLRIVVNCAGIATPGKVLGRDGVLPLEAFSRVIQVNLVGTFNVLRLAAEAMVDTEPVATPVGGPERGVIINTASVAAFEGQIGQPAYSASKGAVAAMTLPIARELARSLVRVVTIAPGIFETPMMAGLPQEAQDSLGAQVPHPSRLGKPAEYANLVAHIVDNAMLNGETIRLDGAIRMGPR, translated from the coding sequence ATGGACATCAAAGGCAGCGTCGCCCTCGTGACAGGGGGTGCCTCCGGGTTGGGAGCGGCCACCGCCCGCAGGTTGTTCGACGACGGCGCCTCCGTGGTGCTCCTGGATCTGGCTTCTTCGGACGGCCAGGCGGCGGCAGAGGAACTCAACGGCCGCGCCCAGGCCGGCCAGTCCGCCGTCTTCGCCGCCGCCGACGTGACCGGCGAGGCCGAGGTGCGGGCCGCCGTCGCAACAGCCGCCGGACTGGGCCCGCTGCGGATCGTGGTGAACTGCGCGGGAATTGCCACCCCCGGAAAGGTCCTGGGCCGCGACGGCGTCCTGCCGCTGGAAGCATTCAGCCGCGTCATCCAGGTCAACCTGGTCGGCACGTTCAACGTGCTGCGGCTGGCGGCCGAGGCCATGGTGGACACCGAACCCGTCGCCACCCCGGTGGGCGGCCCGGAGCGCGGCGTCATCATCAACACAGCGTCAGTGGCGGCCTTCGAAGGGCAGATCGGCCAGCCTGCCTACTCTGCCTCCAAGGGCGCGGTGGCCGCCATGACGCTGCCTATCGCCCGGGAACTGGCGCGCTCGCTGGTCCGGGTGGTCACCATTGCCCCCGGCATCTTTGAGACGCCCATGATGGCCGGCTTGCCGCAGGAAGCCCAGGACTCCCTGGGCGCCCAGGTACCGCACCCGTCCCGGCTGGGAAAGCCGGCGGAATACGCCAATCTGGTGGCGCACATCGTGGACAACGCCATGCTGAACGGGGAGACCATCCGCCTGGACGGCGCCATCCGGATGGGGCCGCGATGA
- a CDS encoding dienelactone hydrolase family protein, translating to MLIEIQAPAGPAEAIVARPSTGTGPFPGVILYMDAFGLRPRIEEMAQRIADWGYVVLAPNVFYRDGTVDQLAPAVDMSTQEGREAAGKAAFPRVGHLTSDKALPDIDAWVAALAGLDDVAPGPIGTTGYCMGARLAVRTATAHPEVVAACGGFHGGGLATDAPDSPHLGLGNARARFVFGHADNDRSMAPDAVARLGDALQDAGLEATNEIYAGAPHGYTMADTSVFHPEATERHFRELRALLDGTLKA from the coding sequence ATGCTCATCGAGATCCAGGCCCCAGCAGGCCCTGCCGAAGCCATTGTCGCCCGCCCGTCCACCGGAACAGGCCCGTTCCCCGGCGTGATCCTCTACATGGACGCCTTTGGACTGCGCCCCCGCATCGAGGAGATGGCCCAGCGCATCGCCGACTGGGGATACGTGGTGCTGGCGCCGAACGTCTTCTACCGCGACGGAACCGTGGACCAGCTCGCCCCGGCCGTTGACATGTCCACGCAGGAAGGCCGGGAAGCGGCCGGCAAGGCAGCGTTCCCGCGGGTCGGCCACCTGACGTCGGACAAGGCGCTGCCGGACATCGATGCGTGGGTTGCCGCGCTGGCCGGGCTCGACGACGTTGCCCCCGGACCCATCGGCACAACCGGCTACTGCATGGGCGCGCGACTCGCTGTCCGCACCGCAACCGCGCACCCTGAGGTGGTGGCGGCCTGCGGCGGCTTCCACGGCGGCGGACTGGCCACTGACGCGCCGGACAGCCCGCACCTGGGCCTCGGCAACGCACGGGCCCGCTTCGTGTTCGGCCACGCCGACAACGACAGGAGCATGGCCCCTGACGCCGTCGCCCGGCTGGGTGATGCTCTCCAGGACGCAGGCTTAGAGGCTACTAACGAAATCTACGCCGGAGCGCCCCACGGCTACACCATGGCGGACACCTCCGTCTTCCACCCTGAGGCTACAGAACGGCATTTCCGGGAGCTGCGGGCGTTGCTGGACGGGACGCTGAAGGCCTGA
- a CDS encoding SRPBCC domain-containing protein — MTNNLSVVINADAPQVWTMLREPSKVAQWHGWQAEDLESEIKQIYFSGDEQESADHTSLTVHGGDTFELHPVPEGTRVSITRGALDHDSEWAAWDEDITQGWLTFLQQLRFALERHPHGKRHTLFLHLTDGKGSAIEKLGLADLPAPGEPYQITLDTGEDISGKVWYRTSHQVGLTVHGYAEHGEGLLVVADHPAIKDVRAEGDGSMVVVSTYDLGAGALDAVRSAWESWRSANYPGSEPAS, encoded by the coding sequence ATGACCAACAATCTCAGCGTAGTGATCAACGCCGACGCGCCGCAGGTCTGGACCATGCTGCGTGAACCGTCCAAGGTGGCCCAGTGGCACGGCTGGCAGGCCGAGGACCTGGAGTCCGAGATCAAGCAGATCTACTTCTCCGGCGACGAACAGGAATCCGCGGACCACACCAGCCTCACCGTGCACGGCGGGGACACGTTCGAACTCCACCCAGTGCCCGAAGGTACCAGGGTCAGCATCACCCGCGGGGCACTGGACCACGATTCCGAGTGGGCGGCCTGGGACGAGGACATCACCCAAGGGTGGCTGACGTTCCTGCAGCAGCTCCGCTTTGCCCTGGAACGCCACCCGCACGGCAAGCGGCACACCCTGTTCCTGCACCTGACGGACGGGAAGGGCTCCGCCATCGAAAAACTCGGGTTGGCAGACCTCCCGGCCCCGGGCGAGCCGTATCAGATCACCCTGGATACCGGCGAGGACATCAGCGGCAAGGTCTGGTACCGGACCAGCCACCAGGTGGGCCTCACCGTGCACGGTTACGCCGAGCACGGCGAAGGGCTGCTGGTGGTAGCTGACCACCCTGCCATCAAGGACGTCCGCGCAGAGGGCGACGGTTCGATGGTGGTGGTTTCCACTTACGACCTCGGGGCCGGAGCACTCGACGCCGTCCGTTCCGCCTGGGAGTCCTGGCGGTCCGCGAACTATCCCGGATCGGAGCCCGCCAGCTGA